From Macaca fascicularis isolate 582-1 chromosome 14, T2T-MFA8v1.1, a single genomic window includes:
- the LDHAL6A gene encoding L-lactate dehydrogenase A-like 6A isoform X2, which translates to MSWAARVLGSSQRAGAAGANCFCPRMVPCLRQAACDLLRRGWPFTPVSKMATVKSELIKNFTKEEAIHHNKISIVGTGSVGVACAISILLKGLSDELVLVDADEGKLKGETMDLQHGSPFMKMPNIVSSKDYLVTANSNLVIITAGARQKKGETRLDLVQRNVSIFKLMIPNITQYSPHCKLLIVTNPVDILTYVAWKLSAFPKNRVIGSGCNLDSARFRYFIGQRLGIHSESCHGLILGEHGDSSVPVWSGVNIAGVPLKDLNPDIGTDKDPEQWENVHKKVISSGYEMVKMKGYTSWGISLSVADLTESILKNLRRVHPVSTLSKGLYGINEEIFLSVPCILGENGITDLIKVKLTLEEEACLQKSAETLWEIQKELKF; encoded by the exons ATGAGCTGGGCTGCAAGAGTCCTGGGGAGCAGCCAGCGAGCGGGCGCCGCGGGAGCGAATTGTTTTTGCCCAAGGATGGTTCCGTGTCTCCGCCAGGCGGCATGTGACCTGCTCAGGCGCGGGTGGCCCTTCACCCCT GTTTCCAAGATGGCAACTGTCAAGAGTGAACTTATTAAGAATTTCACGAAAGAGGAGGCCATTCATCACAATAAGATCTCCATTGTAGGAACTGGATCGGTTGGTGTGGCCTGTGCTATCAGCATCTTATTAAAA GGTTTGAGTGATGAACTTGTCCTTGTGGATGCTGATGAAGGCAAACTGAAGGGTGAGACAATGGATCTTCAACATGGCAGCCCTTTTATGAAAATGCCAAATATTGTCTCCAGCAAAG ATTACTTAGTCACTGCAAACTCCAATCTAGTGATTATCACAGCAGGTGCACGccagaaaaaaggagaaacacGCCTTGATTTAGTCCAGCGAAATGTGTCCATCTTTAAATTAATGATTCCCAATATTACCCAATATAGCCCTCACTGCAAACTGCTTATTGTTACTAATCCAG TGGATATCTTAACTTATGTAGCCTGGAAGTTGAGCGCATTTCCCAAAAACCGTGTTATTGGAAGTGGTTGTAATCTGGACTCTGCTCGTTTTCGTTACTTTATTGGGCAAAGGCTTGGCATCCACTCTGAAAGCTGTCATGGGCTGATCCTTGGAGAGCATGGCGACTCAAGTG TTCCTGTGTGGAGTGGTGTGAACATTGCTGGTGTCCCTCTGAAGGATCTGAACCCAGATATAGGAACTGATAAAGATCCTGAGCAGTGGGAAAATGTCCACAAAAAAGTGATTTCCAG TGGCTATGAGATGGTCAAAATGAAAGGTTATACTTCTTGGGGCATTAGCCTATCTGTAGCTGATTTAACAGAAAGTATTTTGAAGAATCTCAGGAGAGTGCATCCAGTTTCTACCCTAAGTAAG GGCCTCTatggaataaatgaagaaatattccTTAGTGTCCCATGTATCCTGGGAGAGAATGGCATCACAGACCTCATAAAAGTGAAACTGACCCTTGAAGAGGAGGCCTGCTTGCAAAAGAGTGCAGAAACACTCTGGGAAATTCAGAAGGAACTCAAGTTTTAA
- the LDHAL6A gene encoding L-lactate dehydrogenase A-like 6A isoform X1, with translation MSWAARVLGSSQRAGAAGANCFCPRMVPCLRQAACDLLRRGWPFTPVSVARSTSHLDLRTPAQSGSCELEVSKMATVKSELIKNFTKEEAIHHNKISIVGTGSVGVACAISILLKGLSDELVLVDADEGKLKGETMDLQHGSPFMKMPNIVSSKDYLVTANSNLVIITAGARQKKGETRLDLVQRNVSIFKLMIPNITQYSPHCKLLIVTNPVDILTYVAWKLSAFPKNRVIGSGCNLDSARFRYFIGQRLGIHSESCHGLILGEHGDSSVPVWSGVNIAGVPLKDLNPDIGTDKDPEQWENVHKKVISSGYEMVKMKGYTSWGISLSVADLTESILKNLRRVHPVSTLSKGLYGINEEIFLSVPCILGENGITDLIKVKLTLEEEACLQKSAETLWEIQKELKF, from the exons ATGAGCTGGGCTGCAAGAGTCCTGGGGAGCAGCCAGCGAGCGGGCGCCGCGGGAGCGAATTGTTTTTGCCCAAGGATGGTTCCGTGTCTCCGCCAGGCGGCATGTGACCTGCTCAGGCGCGGGTGGCCCTTCACCCCTGTGAGTGTCGCCAGAAGTACCTCGCACTTGGACCTGCGGACCCCGGCGCAGTCCGGGAGCTGCGAACTGGAG GTTTCCAAGATGGCAACTGTCAAGAGTGAACTTATTAAGAATTTCACGAAAGAGGAGGCCATTCATCACAATAAGATCTCCATTGTAGGAACTGGATCGGTTGGTGTGGCCTGTGCTATCAGCATCTTATTAAAA GGTTTGAGTGATGAACTTGTCCTTGTGGATGCTGATGAAGGCAAACTGAAGGGTGAGACAATGGATCTTCAACATGGCAGCCCTTTTATGAAAATGCCAAATATTGTCTCCAGCAAAG ATTACTTAGTCACTGCAAACTCCAATCTAGTGATTATCACAGCAGGTGCACGccagaaaaaaggagaaacacGCCTTGATTTAGTCCAGCGAAATGTGTCCATCTTTAAATTAATGATTCCCAATATTACCCAATATAGCCCTCACTGCAAACTGCTTATTGTTACTAATCCAG TGGATATCTTAACTTATGTAGCCTGGAAGTTGAGCGCATTTCCCAAAAACCGTGTTATTGGAAGTGGTTGTAATCTGGACTCTGCTCGTTTTCGTTACTTTATTGGGCAAAGGCTTGGCATCCACTCTGAAAGCTGTCATGGGCTGATCCTTGGAGAGCATGGCGACTCAAGTG TTCCTGTGTGGAGTGGTGTGAACATTGCTGGTGTCCCTCTGAAGGATCTGAACCCAGATATAGGAACTGATAAAGATCCTGAGCAGTGGGAAAATGTCCACAAAAAAGTGATTTCCAG TGGCTATGAGATGGTCAAAATGAAAGGTTATACTTCTTGGGGCATTAGCCTATCTGTAGCTGATTTAACAGAAAGTATTTTGAAGAATCTCAGGAGAGTGCATCCAGTTTCTACCCTAAGTAAG GGCCTCTatggaataaatgaagaaatattccTTAGTGTCCCATGTATCCTGGGAGAGAATGGCATCACAGACCTCATAAAAGTGAAACTGACCCTTGAAGAGGAGGCCTGCTTGCAAAAGAGTGCAGAAACACTCTGGGAAATTCAGAAGGAACTCAAGTTTTAA